From a single Candidatus Baltobacteraceae bacterium genomic region:
- a CDS encoding PQQ-binding-like beta-propeller repeat protein yields the protein MTGLLLAVLTLKPIWSYHATHWITSMPTVADGSVYVGTWGGTVLALDATSGRLRWRSALGANPDQFYGQTRGVVSSIAVTGRVAYAVSGSCLAGAFDTGTGRTLWKRRVCSIARNDDTYATPVVADGVVLIGIDVLGDRPTDRGSIVALDARTGTPRWRLFPERYRGSGTGISATPAVDPVRGIAYVGTGNPTPIGSPPAGPDPYSDSIISFDVHSGRVRWVFGPIHPHDTHDRDMFASPNRFTVGTGSRAREVIGEGGKDGIYYAVDAADGHLVWRTPVDPADPYASIIGSAACGSGLIFVPVYGGAHGALVALSQRTGRMRWRASLAGIYEAPALWKGIVFVIGVNGTLAAFDAADGRRLLTMHVTGRSYGRGPRAQGSRLYVTAGSRVTAYAIWR from the coding sequence TTGACCGGACTTCTCCTCGCCGTGCTCACGCTCAAGCCGATCTGGTCCTATCACGCAACGCATTGGATAACGTCGATGCCTACCGTCGCCGACGGATCCGTTTACGTCGGAACGTGGGGCGGGACCGTGCTTGCGCTCGACGCGACGAGCGGACGCCTTCGCTGGCGTTCGGCGCTGGGCGCAAATCCGGATCAGTTCTACGGGCAAACGCGCGGCGTCGTCTCGTCGATCGCGGTTACCGGGCGCGTGGCCTATGCCGTCAGCGGCAGTTGTCTGGCCGGAGCATTCGATACCGGCACCGGACGAACGCTTTGGAAGCGCCGCGTTTGTTCGATTGCGCGAAACGATGACACCTACGCTACGCCGGTCGTCGCGGACGGAGTGGTTCTGATCGGGATCGACGTGCTCGGTGACCGGCCCACCGATCGCGGTTCCATCGTCGCGCTCGATGCACGAACCGGAACGCCGCGCTGGCGCCTCTTCCCCGAACGCTATCGCGGAAGCGGAACCGGCATCTCGGCAACGCCGGCCGTGGACCCGGTACGAGGCATCGCCTATGTGGGAACCGGAAACCCGACGCCTATCGGCTCGCCGCCCGCCGGACCCGATCCCTATTCCGATTCGATCATCAGCTTCGACGTGCACAGCGGACGCGTGCGCTGGGTATTTGGTCCCATTCACCCGCACGACACCCACGACCGGGACATGTTCGCTTCGCCCAACCGCTTCACGGTCGGAACCGGTTCGCGCGCGCGCGAGGTCATCGGCGAAGGCGGCAAGGACGGCATCTACTACGCCGTGGACGCCGCGGACGGTCATCTCGTGTGGCGCACCCCGGTTGATCCGGCCGATCCGTATGCCTCGATCATCGGCAGCGCCGCGTGCGGCAGCGGGCTCATTTTCGTGCCCGTGTACGGCGGGGCGCACGGAGCGTTGGTCGCGCTTTCGCAGCGCACAGGCCGCATGCGCTGGCGCGCTTCGCTTGCCGGTATTTACGAAGCGCCGGCGTTATGGAAAGGAATCGTCTTCGTCATCGGCGTGAACGGCACGCTGGCCGCCTTCGACGCCGCCGACGGCCGGCGGCTTCTGACGATGCACGTTACGGGCCGTTCGTACGGACGCGGCCCGCGCGCACAAGGCTCGCGGCTCTATGTCACCGCGGGTTCGAGAGTAACCGCGTATGCGATATGGCGCTAG
- a CDS encoding sugar porter family MFS transporter, with protein MRPFVLLVASVAALGGLLFGYDTGVISGAILFITHQFGLSVRLQEFTISVVLIGCIIGSAVAGSIADRAGRRRTLLISGIIFGIGALGSALAPTIAMLLVSRFVVGIAIGFCSVVAPLYIAEVAPANVRGALVSLYQFAITIGIVAAYVVDYAFAGAGEWRWMLGLGVFPALVLIVGMLPLPESPRFLFKLGLGDNARDVLRRIAGHDEVTAEEQAIEASLQTEGAGFEVFRQPAVRSALILGFSLAVLQQVTGINTIIYYGPQIFLMAGVTTNQASILAETLVGTVNCLATLIAIFFVDRIGRKPLLYAGCAGMFVGLSALSFAFAQPHLQGSLGTIALASMMLYVGSFAYSLGPILWLLISEIFPLQARGLGMSICTLGNWLANFAVSLFFLSMVQALGRPLTFGIYAALCIVTIVVVARGVPETRREILENISLAPGIPRAAEVTR; from the coding sequence ATGAGGCCATTCGTTTTGCTGGTCGCGTCCGTTGCTGCGCTGGGCGGCCTGCTCTTCGGCTACGATACCGGTGTGATCTCCGGTGCGATTCTGTTCATCACGCACCAATTCGGGCTCTCAGTCCGGTTACAAGAGTTCACGATCAGCGTCGTGCTGATCGGCTGCATCATCGGATCGGCGGTCGCGGGCTCGATTGCCGATCGTGCCGGGCGGCGCAGGACGCTGCTGATCAGCGGCATCATCTTTGGCATTGGTGCACTGGGCTCCGCGCTTGCGCCGACGATCGCCATGCTGCTCGTCAGCCGCTTCGTCGTCGGCATCGCGATCGGGTTCTGCTCGGTCGTCGCCCCGCTCTATATTGCCGAGGTCGCTCCGGCGAACGTCCGCGGCGCACTCGTTTCGCTCTACCAATTTGCGATCACCATCGGCATTGTCGCCGCGTACGTGGTCGATTATGCGTTCGCGGGCGCTGGGGAATGGCGCTGGATGCTCGGTCTGGGCGTCTTCCCTGCGCTGGTCCTGATCGTCGGCATGCTCCCGCTGCCCGAAAGCCCGCGGTTCCTCTTCAAACTCGGGCTTGGTGATAATGCGCGTGACGTGCTGCGACGCATCGCCGGTCACGACGAGGTTACCGCCGAGGAGCAGGCGATCGAGGCGTCACTGCAAACCGAGGGCGCGGGCTTCGAAGTCTTTCGTCAGCCTGCGGTGCGCAGCGCGCTCATCCTGGGCTTTTCGCTGGCGGTTCTGCAGCAGGTTACCGGAATCAACACCATCATCTATTATGGCCCGCAAATCTTTCTGATGGCCGGCGTTACCACCAACCAAGCATCGATCCTTGCGGAGACGCTGGTGGGCACGGTCAATTGCCTTGCGACGCTCATCGCGATCTTCTTCGTCGATCGCATTGGGCGCAAACCGCTGCTGTACGCGGGCTGCGCGGGGATGTTCGTGGGACTCTCCGCGCTCTCGTTTGCGTTCGCCCAGCCGCACCTGCAGGGCTCGCTCGGTACGATCGCATTGGCGAGCATGATGCTCTACGTCGGCTCGTTCGCCTACAGCTTGGGCCCGATCTTGTGGCTCTTGATCTCGGAGATCTTTCCGCTGCAAGCGCGCGGCCTCGGCATGAGCATCTGCACGCTCGGAAACTGGTTGGCAAATTTTGCCGTTTCGCTCTTCTTCCTGTCGATGGTTCAGGCGTTGGGGCGTCCACTGACGTTCGGTATCTACGCCGCGCTGTGCATCGTGACCATCGTGGTCGTCGCACGGGGGGTGCCGGAGACCAGGCGCGAAATACTGGAAAATATCTCGCTGGCGCCGGGTATTCCGCGCGCCGCGGAGGTGACTCGATGA
- a CDS encoding hydroxyacid-oxoacid transhydrogenase, producing MLCEYGFEIDGARIKYGRGVLAEVGDAATALRIRRAGVFIDPYLREFDFVHTALQSLRDAGIDTAIFTDIAIEPTDASFKAAAAFAVDGTFDGFISIGGGSTIDTAKAADLYATYPAPFMDYVNAPIGGGKPVPGPLRPHIACPTTSGTGSECTGAAIFDYLEMNAKTGIRARELRPTLGIIDPNVTRTLPAMVVACSGFDVLSHALESYTALPYSSRARMPKGVARPLYQGANPYSDIGCVGALSILGKHIVRAVNDASDDEARERMMFAAMLAGIAFGNAGLHLPHAMSYAVSGNVRSYHAPQYPGGEPIVPHGMSVVLNAPAVFRFTAQACPERHLEAAELLGADTRDASLENAGEILSRRITEFMKATGMPSGLAAVGYSSADLDVLADGSFPQKSLVNNAPRETSREQLRELFAGALHHW from the coding sequence ATGCTGTGCGAATATGGTTTTGAGATCGACGGCGCGCGGATCAAGTACGGACGCGGCGTCTTGGCCGAGGTAGGCGATGCCGCAACCGCGCTGCGCATCCGGCGGGCGGGCGTCTTCATCGATCCGTATCTGCGTGAATTCGATTTCGTTCACACCGCGCTGCAATCGCTGCGTGATGCCGGCATCGATACGGCGATCTTCACCGACATCGCCATCGAGCCGACCGACGCGTCGTTCAAGGCGGCGGCGGCGTTCGCCGTCGACGGCACGTTCGATGGATTCATTTCGATCGGCGGCGGATCCACGATCGACACCGCCAAAGCCGCCGACCTTTATGCGACCTACCCCGCGCCGTTCATGGATTACGTCAATGCGCCGATCGGCGGCGGCAAGCCCGTTCCGGGTCCGCTTCGTCCGCATATCGCCTGCCCGACGACGTCGGGCACAGGCAGCGAATGCACCGGCGCCGCGATTTTCGACTACCTCGAGATGAATGCCAAAACCGGCATTCGCGCTCGCGAATTGCGTCCGACGCTCGGTATCATCGATCCCAATGTGACGCGAACGCTCCCCGCGATGGTGGTTGCGTGCAGTGGGTTCGACGTGCTCAGTCACGCACTCGAATCGTACACCGCGCTTCCGTATTCGAGCCGCGCGCGCATGCCCAAAGGTGTCGCGCGCCCACTCTATCAAGGCGCGAATCCCTACAGCGACATCGGCTGCGTCGGCGCGCTTTCGATTCTGGGCAAGCATATCGTGCGCGCAGTCAACGACGCGAGCGACGACGAAGCGCGCGAGCGCATGATGTTCGCGGCGATGCTCGCCGGCATCGCATTCGGAAATGCCGGCCTGCACCTGCCGCATGCGATGTCCTATGCGGTCTCGGGCAACGTGCGCAGCTATCACGCGCCGCAATATCCCGGCGGTGAGCCGATCGTTCCCCACGGCATGTCGGTCGTCCTGAACGCACCTGCCGTCTTCCGCTTCACCGCGCAGGCGTGCCCGGAACGTCACCTCGAGGCGGCCGAACTGCTCGGCGCCGATACGCGCGATGCGAGTCTCGAGAATGCGGGTGAGATCTTGAGCCGCCGCATCACCGAATTCATGAAGGCGACCGGCATGCCGAGCGGTCTCGCCGCGGTCGGCTATTCGAGCGCCGATCTCGACGTGCTTGCAGACGGCTCGTTTCCGCAGAAGAGCCTGGTCAACAACGCGCCGCGCGAGACCTCACGCGAACAATTGCGCGAGCTCTTCGCCGGCGCGTTGCATCACTGGTAG
- a CDS encoding MFS transporter, whose translation MEEIRNGFERPFWIANTSEIFERLSYYAVFSTLALYLNQTLGFPSSQAAGLSGIFGGAVWVMAVFGGALADRIGFRRALSCAYFILTCAYFLVGSIGAPWLAPVRSVMPLGLLAGIILVLPALGVALVKPSVVGTTARASNENVRSIGYAIYYTMVNVGSTAGPFVAGWMHSRLPAQDVFMVAAASVFLMFLTVLLFFKEPRTGGAHASASLTQSWRDLLTVLGNGRFVLFLLIFSGYWIVFWQQYLILPIYIHDYVDPNANTAMILIADPLIVIAFTVAINALTRNIRAFNAIILGTLITSAGWLLIAAKASVLMAVLSLVVLALGEITQSPRYYEYISRLAPQGQQGTYMGFAFLPIGIGSLAGGWFSGALFHHFGEVLHQPALIWPIFTLVGALTAALLWLYDVTLSKRV comes from the coding sequence TTGGAAGAAATTCGTAACGGCTTCGAGCGGCCGTTTTGGATTGCGAACACAAGCGAGATCTTCGAGCGGCTCTCGTACTACGCGGTCTTTTCCACGCTCGCGCTCTATCTGAACCAGACACTGGGTTTTCCGAGTTCGCAGGCCGCCGGGTTGAGCGGAATCTTCGGGGGCGCCGTATGGGTGATGGCGGTGTTCGGCGGCGCGCTGGCCGACCGGATCGGCTTCCGCCGCGCGCTCTCCTGCGCGTATTTCATCTTGACGTGCGCCTATTTTCTGGTCGGATCGATCGGCGCACCGTGGCTCGCTCCCGTGCGCAGCGTGATGCCGCTCGGATTACTCGCCGGCATCATCCTGGTTCTGCCGGCACTCGGAGTTGCACTCGTCAAACCCTCCGTCGTCGGCACCACCGCACGCGCTTCGAACGAGAACGTGCGCTCGATTGGCTACGCGATCTATTACACGATGGTCAACGTCGGCAGCACCGCGGGACCATTCGTGGCCGGCTGGATGCATTCGCGCCTGCCGGCGCAGGACGTTTTCATGGTCGCGGCGGCGAGCGTCTTCCTCATGTTTCTCACGGTGCTGCTCTTTTTCAAAGAGCCGCGCACCGGCGGCGCGCACGCTTCCGCCTCGCTCACGCAGAGCTGGCGCGATCTGCTCACAGTGCTCGGCAACGGCCGCTTCGTGCTCTTTCTGCTGATCTTCTCGGGCTACTGGATCGTCTTTTGGCAGCAATACCTCATTCTGCCGATCTACATCCACGACTATGTCGATCCGAATGCCAACACGGCGATGATTCTCATCGCCGATCCGCTCATCGTCATCGCCTTCACGGTGGCGATCAATGCGCTCACCCGAAACATCCGCGCATTTAACGCGATCATTCTCGGCACGCTCATCACCTCCGCCGGGTGGCTCTTGATCGCCGCGAAGGCGAGCGTGCTGATGGCGGTGCTGAGCCTGGTCGTGCTGGCGCTCGGCGAGATCACGCAGTCGCCGCGCTACTACGAATACATCTCGCGGCTGGCGCCCCAGGGACAGCAAGGAACGTACATGGGGTTCGCGTTTCTTCCGATCGGTATCGGCTCGCTCGCCGGCGGCTGGTTCAGCGGCGCGCTGTTCCACCATTTCGGCGAGGTTCTGCATCAGCCCGCACTGATTTGGCCGATCTTCACCCTCGTCGGCGCGCTCACGGCGGCGCTGCTCTGGCTCTACGACGTCACCCTTTCGAAGCGCGTCTAG
- a CDS encoding serine hydrolase domain-containing protein — protein MQQALLVQRAGRIVHETYERGFDANAPHALYSGTKSFWGIAALEARAEGLFDLDEPVRSGYTVRMLLDMTAGYGFGGLGKAVPTYERALEIPLKNAPGSTFTYSGIPLQVFGTFFAERLAPRGRTPHEYLRERVLDPAGVNVSSWRTLSDGTHPLPTGAFLRARDWLAYGAYVLAHRDRYRDAFTGSARNARYGLCWWLGGPKMPPDLFYASGSGGQALYVIPSQELVAVRFSDGGSPNHPATVKKLLMTTEALTDLRS, from the coding sequence ATGCAGCAAGCCCTCCTGGTTCAGCGCGCCGGGCGTATCGTGCATGAGACGTACGAGCGCGGATTCGATGCGAATGCGCCACATGCGCTTTACAGCGGCACGAAAAGCTTTTGGGGAATCGCCGCGCTCGAAGCACGCGCCGAGGGACTGTTCGACCTCGACGAACCGGTTCGCAGCGGATACACGGTGCGCATGCTGCTCGACATGACGGCCGGCTACGGATTCGGCGGATTGGGAAAGGCCGTTCCAACCTACGAACGCGCGCTGGAGATTCCGCTCAAGAACGCACCCGGCAGCACGTTCACCTACAGCGGAATTCCGCTCCAGGTGTTCGGCACGTTCTTCGCCGAGCGCCTCGCGCCGCGTGGACGTACGCCGCACGAGTATCTGCGCGAACGCGTACTCGATCCCGCCGGCGTGAACGTCTCCTCCTGGCGCACGCTCTCCGACGGGACGCACCCGTTGCCGACCGGTGCGTTCCTACGTGCGCGCGATTGGCTGGCTTACGGCGCCTACGTGCTCGCGCATCGCGACCGCTACCGCGATGCCTTCACCGGTTCGGCGCGCAATGCGCGTTACGGATTGTGCTGGTGGCTGGGCGGCCCCAAGATGCCGCCGGACCTTTTCTACGCGAGCGGCTCCGGCGGTCAGGCGCTCTACGTGATTCCCTCGCAGGAACTGGTGGCCGTGCGATTCAGTGACGGCGGATCGCCCAATCACCCGGCCACCGTTAAGAAACTGCTCATGACAACGGAAGCACTTACGGACTTACGTTCTTAG
- a CDS encoding PQQ-binding-like beta-propeller repeat protein, translating into MQDRVLAAGAAFLASLLLAGCNTSNSATTTSSSTMAASAGASVAAAGSPAAAGYFTAAQASTGATVYAGKCAACHGANLQGQSGPSLSGARFAKSLQAYGTGEQMYNFISKQMPANAPGSLSTANYLAVTAYLLQQNGYPSGSHPLDATTLASVNLSNAVSLAAANQGGTSNTNEIVRVAPPTTVDYGAPAGNVNVSDAMMSNAASDTSDWVLHGRDYSNDRYSPLSQINPGTISTLSPVAIVQTGMTASFETTPIVVGGTMFLTTPVVNSQMKIMALNAATGERIWETTYNLGTFQICCGPVNRGVAVGYGKVYVVTLDDNLLALDATTGKLLWQKNLADPTLGYSETMAPQLYDGTVYVGSAGGEWAIRGFVAAFDANTGDKKWQWWSTDPKTYSGDSWKTGGAMSWTTPAIDSKLGLLILSTGNPNPDLYGTSREGDNKNSDSIVALDLKTGALRWAYQEVKHDVWDYDAVSNPLLFDVHQNGQTIPAAGEAGKVGWIFIVDRRTGKLIRKSAPYVMMSKNMFSMPTSAGVNMLPGANGGDEWSPPAYSPKTHDMYVPAMNQLMTFTTNEPKAGTGQIRLGSAFLNVKKGAIQNGPFVAVNMDTGKIAWQYLAPQPLIGGALATGGNLVFMGEGNGWFDAFNATTGQRVWRYQLGAGVNAPPITYEIGGKQYIAVAAGGNFQLGYPYGDAVAIFRLR; encoded by the coding sequence ATGCAAGATCGGGTGCTGGCGGCGGGCGCCGCCTTCCTTGCGAGTCTCTTGCTCGCGGGCTGCAATACTTCCAACTCGGCCACCACCACATCATCATCGACCATGGCGGCAAGCGCCGGAGCCTCCGTCGCCGCGGCGGGATCGCCCGCGGCCGCCGGCTACTTCACCGCCGCTCAAGCCTCGACGGGCGCAACCGTGTACGCGGGCAAATGCGCTGCGTGCCACGGCGCAAATCTCCAGGGACAGAGCGGTCCCTCGCTTAGCGGCGCTCGGTTCGCCAAGTCGCTGCAAGCGTACGGCACCGGCGAACAGATGTACAATTTCATCAGCAAGCAGATGCCGGCGAACGCGCCGGGGAGTTTGTCGACGGCCAACTATCTCGCGGTCACCGCATACCTGCTGCAGCAAAACGGCTATCCGAGCGGATCGCATCCGCTCGACGCAACGACGCTAGCCAGCGTCAACCTCTCCAATGCCGTCAGCCTGGCGGCGGCCAATCAAGGCGGCACGAGCAACACCAATGAAATCGTGCGCGTCGCGCCGCCGACGACGGTTGACTACGGCGCACCGGCCGGTAACGTCAACGTCTCGGACGCAATGATGAGCAACGCGGCGAGCGATACGAGCGACTGGGTTTTGCACGGTCGCGATTATAGCAACGACCGCTACTCGCCCCTCTCGCAGATCAACCCCGGTACGATCTCGACGCTTTCTCCGGTCGCGATCGTGCAGACCGGCATGACGGCGAGTTTCGAGACGACGCCGATCGTCGTGGGCGGAACGATGTTCCTCACGACGCCGGTCGTGAACAGCCAGATGAAGATCATGGCGCTCAACGCGGCGACCGGCGAGCGCATCTGGGAGACCACGTACAACCTGGGTACGTTCCAGATCTGCTGCGGCCCGGTCAATCGCGGCGTCGCGGTGGGCTACGGCAAGGTCTACGTGGTCACGCTCGACGACAACCTGCTCGCACTCGACGCGACGACCGGAAAGCTGCTCTGGCAAAAGAACCTTGCCGACCCGACCCTCGGCTACTCCGAGACGATGGCGCCGCAGCTCTATGACGGCACCGTGTACGTCGGCAGCGCCGGCGGCGAATGGGCGATCCGCGGCTTCGTCGCCGCGTTCGACGCAAACACCGGCGACAAAAAGTGGCAGTGGTGGTCGACCGATCCCAAGACATATTCGGGCGATTCATGGAAGACCGGCGGCGCAATGTCGTGGACGACGCCGGCGATCGATTCCAAGCTAGGCCTCTTGATCTTGAGCACCGGAAATCCGAATCCCGACCTCTATGGTACTTCGCGCGAGGGCGACAATAAAAATAGCGATTCGATCGTCGCGCTCGATCTGAAGACCGGCGCGTTGCGTTGGGCCTATCAAGAGGTCAAACACGACGTGTGGGATTACGACGCGGTCAGTAATCCCTTGCTGTTCGACGTCCATCAAAACGGCCAGACGATTCCGGCCGCGGGTGAAGCCGGCAAGGTCGGCTGGATCTTCATCGTCGATCGCCGCACGGGCAAGCTGATCCGCAAGTCTGCGCCCTACGTGATGATGTCGAAGAACATGTTTTCGATGCCGACCTCGGCGGGCGTCAACATGCTCCCCGGCGCGAACGGCGGAGACGAGTGGTCGCCCCCCGCGTATTCACCGAAGACGCACGACATGTACGTTCCGGCGATGAATCAGCTCATGACCTTCACGACCAACGAACCGAAGGCGGGCACGGGGCAAATCCGCTTGGGCAGCGCCTTCCTCAACGTGAAGAAGGGCGCGATTCAAAACGGGCCGTTCGTGGCGGTGAACATGGATACCGGAAAGATCGCCTGGCAGTATCTGGCGCCCCAGCCGCTCATCGGCGGTGCACTGGCAACGGGCGGCAATCTGGTCTTCATGGGTGAAGGCAACGGCTGGTTCGACGCCTTCAACGCGACGACCGGACAGCGCGTCTGGCGTTACCAGCTCGGCGCCGGCGTGAACGCTCCGCCGATCACCTACGAGATCGGGGGAAAGCAATACATCGCCGTTGCGGCCGGCGGGAACTTCCAGCTCGGTTACCCCTACGGCGACGCGGTTGCGATCTTCCGCTTGAGGTAG
- a CDS encoding flagellin yields MASITSLTSNQSINSLEQTQQSQLTTFQQLSSGKRLTSAAVDPAGYAIATSLATQAAAASTASDNIQEAFNATNVAQGALQQLTGVLQTVQNLAVQGADSFLSPADRADLQAESNQLVQQANTIAQSVNFNGLPLLNGSLAGPQAGTAAVANVTNNDIVQNGGTVVTQVAAANANFQAPPAGAAQGFGGTSTTNSTIQVQVVNNNGQAAAVATVLDNATGQQATSAPVGAGGTISGFENVNITVGNISLADVGQTATIQIAQATPANTQNSALTVQSGANEGAITNVAIPGVNSTTLQINNINLSSALSSTQAIGQITNALNSLTTAQATLGAQQASLQNAAQADDVYANNLTTSQSNIADENVYQGAAQSSLQQIQQQIQLALQAKNNVNAAAVLGLFG; encoded by the coding sequence ATGGCTTCGATTACCAGCCTGACCAGCAATCAGTCGATCAATTCGCTCGAGCAGACCCAACAGAGTCAGCTCACGACGTTCCAGCAGCTCAGCAGCGGCAAGCGTCTCACCAGCGCAGCCGTCGATCCCGCCGGCTATGCGATCGCGACCTCGCTCGCCACGCAAGCGGCGGCCGCCAGCACCGCCTCCGACAACATTCAAGAAGCGTTCAACGCGACCAACGTCGCGCAGGGCGCGTTGCAGCAATTGACCGGCGTGCTCCAAACGGTACAGAATCTCGCGGTGCAGGGCGCCGACTCGTTCTTGAGTCCGGCCGACCGCGCGGACCTTCAGGCTGAGAGCAATCAGCTCGTGCAGCAGGCGAATACGATCGCGCAATCGGTGAACTTCAACGGCTTGCCGCTCTTGAACGGTTCGCTGGCGGGGCCGCAAGCCGGAACCGCAGCGGTCGCGAACGTCACCAACAACGATATCGTGCAAAACGGCGGAACCGTGGTCACCCAGGTCGCGGCCGCCAACGCGAACTTCCAAGCTCCGCCGGCCGGCGCCGCTCAGGGATTCGGCGGCACCTCCACCACGAATTCGACCATTCAGGTTCAGGTTGTCAACAACAACGGCCAGGCTGCCGCGGTCGCGACCGTGCTCGATAACGCGACCGGTCAGCAGGCGACCTCCGCTCCGGTCGGCGCGGGCGGAACGATCAGCGGATTCGAAAACGTCAATATCACCGTCGGGAACATCTCGCTCGCCGACGTCGGACAGACCGCGACGATTCAGATCGCGCAAGCGACGCCGGCGAACACGCAGAACAGCGCGCTCACGGTGCAGTCGGGAGCCAACGAGGGCGCGATCACCAACGTCGCCATCCCCGGCGTGAATTCGACGACGCTGCAGATCAATAACATCAACCTCTCGAGCGCCCTGAGTTCGACGCAAGCGATCGGCCAGATCACCAACGCGCTGAACTCGCTGACGACCGCGCAAGCGACGCTCGGTGCGCAGCAGGCGTCGCTGCAGAACGCCGCGCAAGCCGACGACGTGTACGCAAACAACCTCACGACCTCGCAGTCGAACATCGCCGACGAGAACGTGTACCAGGGCGCGGCGCAGTCGTCGCTTCAGCAGATTCAGCAACAGATTCAGCTCGCGCTCCAAGCGAAGAACAACGTCAACGCGGCGGCTGTTCTCGGCCTCTTCGGCTAG
- a CDS encoding PAS domain S-box protein, producing MGSGPGLPLHLGIARRLELLECAIDHANDCIAIMAFTGDPDVPVQIVYANQSLERVTGYTNDELLAPNNPLLRVQTQNRALYNKLFQRVRAGEPVHFEVELGPPGRATPMEIRWTPIRYHDGEVTHYVAVLRDIGERRKASAERELLYRAIEMASDFVALYDATPPSRGGPILTYANAAFRHALGYQSSEMLGMSYREFLSGDNDERLLTYIAQMAESSHPMEKEVRVRRKDGSVFWIEFSAHPVHTDDLREHWFVVGRDITARRRAVEERATLVRVVDALPIPVEIYGSEEGRVSLVFQNEIAARRAPAGGREEALRFLEEGRTEAVLGEHGMTLIPLFDHEGLVDTILRIAVE from the coding sequence ATGGGTAGTGGGCCGGGTTTACCGCTGCACTTGGGCATTGCACGGCGGCTCGAGCTGTTGGAATGCGCGATCGACCACGCAAATGACTGCATCGCCATCATGGCGTTTACCGGCGACCCGGACGTACCCGTTCAAATCGTCTACGCCAACCAAAGCCTCGAGCGCGTGACCGGTTATACAAACGACGAGCTGCTCGCTCCGAACAATCCACTGCTGCGCGTTCAGACTCAGAACCGCGCGCTCTATAACAAGCTCTTCCAGCGCGTACGGGCAGGCGAGCCCGTGCACTTCGAGGTGGAGCTCGGGCCGCCGGGCCGCGCTACGCCAATGGAGATCCGGTGGACGCCGATACGCTACCACGACGGCGAGGTTACGCACTACGTCGCCGTGTTGCGCGACATCGGCGAACGGCGAAAGGCGAGCGCCGAACGCGAGCTGCTCTACCGTGCCATCGAGATGGCTTCCGATTTCGTCGCGCTCTACGACGCAACGCCGCCCTCGCGGGGCGGCCCGATTCTCACCTACGCAAACGCCGCCTTCCGGCACGCGCTCGGTTACCAATCGAGCGAAATGCTCGGCATGTCGTACAGAGAGTTTCTCTCGGGCGACAACGACGAGCGCCTGTTGACGTACATCGCGCAGATGGCGGAGAGTTCGCATCCGATGGAAAAGGAGGTCCGCGTTCGGCGCAAGGACGGGAGTGTGTTCTGGATCGAGTTCAGTGCGCATCCGGTCCACACCGACGATCTGCGCGAACACTGGTTCGTCGTCGGACGCGATATCACGGCGCGCCGGCGCGCGGTCGAAGAGCGCGCCACGCTCGTGCGCGTCGTCGACGCGTTGCCGATCCCGGTCGAGATCTACGGCTCCGAAGAGGGGCGCGTCTCGCTGGTGTTCCAGAACGAAATTGCCGCAAGAAGGGCGCCCGCCGGAGGGAGAGAAGAGGCGCTGCGCTTTTTGGAAGAGGGCCGTACCGAAGCAGTGCTTGGCGAGCACGGCATGACGCTGATTCCGCTCTTCGACCACGAAGGGTTGGTCGATACGATCTTGAGAATAGCGGTGGAATAG
- a CDS encoding GreA/GreB family elongation factor has translation MSRAFVKDDSDAPEPRFERPVSVLPNYVTPGGLALLRSALVRAQAAGNDREMRYVQERIDSAIVIDPSAHPQGVVEFGASVRAHDADGHELRVRIVGEDEADPPRGAISWESPIARALTDHRAGDTVLVRRPAGPIEYTIDQVEYE, from the coding sequence ATGAGCCGCGCATTCGTGAAAGACGATAGCGACGCGCCGGAACCTCGTTTCGAACGTCCCGTCAGCGTCTTGCCAAACTATGTAACGCCCGGAGGGCTTGCGCTGCTGCGCAGCGCGCTCGTCCGCGCACAGGCCGCCGGCAACGATCGGGAGATGCGTTACGTGCAGGAGCGCATCGACTCGGCGATCGTGATCGATCCGTCCGCGCATCCGCAGGGCGTGGTGGAGTTCGGAGCGAGCGTGCGGGCTCACGACGCCGACGGGCACGAACTGCGCGTGCGCATCGTAGGCGAGGACGAGGCCGATCCGCCGCGCGGGGCGATCAGCTGGGAGTCGCCGATTGCGCGCGCGCTCACCGATCATCGCGCGGGCGATACCGTGCTGGTGCGCCGTCCGGCCGGGCCGATCGAATATACGATCGACCAGGTCGAGTACGAGTGA